The Candidatus Eisenbacteria bacterium DNA window CTGGACGCCTCCGTTCTCCATCAGGTCCACGACGTGCGGCCGGCCCTCGTGGACCTTGAACACCTCGCGGCACGGCACGCCGTTGCGGGCCAGGAACCGCGCGGTCCCGCGCGTCGCCACCAGTTCATACCCCAGCTCGACCAGTTTCTTCGCCATGAACGTGATCGCCCGCTTGTCGTCGTCGCGGACGCTCAGGAACACCGTGCCGCTCGCGGGCAGCGGTTCGCCGGAGCCGAGGTGCGCCTTGGCGAGGGCCCGCCCGAAGTCGAGGTCGCGCCCCATGACCTCGCCCGTGGACTTCATCTCGGGGCCGAGCAGCGCGTCCTCGCCCGGGAACCGGCTGAACGGCAGCACCGGCTTCTTGACGCTGACCATGGTGACTTCGGGTTCCGGCGGGCGGATGTCGGACAGCCGCTCGCCGGTCATGACCCGGGCGGCCAGCCGCGCGAGCGGCAGGCCGACCGCCTTGGAGACGAACGGCACGGTGCGCGAGGCGCGCGGGTTCGCCTCCAGCACGTAGACCTGCTCGTGCCGCACCGCGAACTGCACGTTGAGCAGTCCGCGCACGCCCAGCGCGCGTGCCAGCACCGCGGTCATGCGCCGGACCTCTTGGAGCGTGTGGTCGCCGAGCGTGAAGGGCGGGATCACGCAGGTCGAGTCACCCGAGTGAACGCCCGCCTCCTCGATGTGCTCCATCACCGCGCCGACCAGGACGGTCTCGCCGTCGGCCACCGCGTCCACGTCGATCTCGAGCGCGCCCTCGAGGAACTTGTCGAGCAGCACCGGCTCCTCGTCGGAGATCAGCGCCTCGCGCACCAGCCAGTCCTCGAGGTCCGCGCGGTCGTACACGACCCGCATGCCGCGCCCGCCGAGCACGTACGACGGCCGCACGAGCACCGGAAAGCCGAGCGACTCCGCGCACTCCAGCGCCTCCTCGCGCGAGCGCGCGATGCGGCTTTCGGGCTGGCGCAGGCCGAGCTGCTCGATCAGCTCGCGGAAGCGCGAGCGGTTCTCGGCCAGGTCGAGGCCGTCGAACGGCGTTCCGAGCAGCGGCACGCCCGCCTGGTGCAGCGCCTTCGCGAGCTTGAGCGGTGTCTGCCCCCCGAGCTGCACGATCACCCCGATCGGCTGTTCGGCGTCCACGATGTTGAGCACGTCCTCGGCGGTCAGCGGCTCGAAGTAGAGCCGGCTCGAGACGTCGTAGTCGGTGCTGACCGTTTCCGGGTTCGAGTTCGCCATCAGCACGTCGAATCCGCGCGTCTTGAGCTCGAGCGCCGCCTGCACGCAGCAGTAGTCGAACTCGAGACCCTGCCCGATGCGGTTCGGGCCGGAGCCCAGGATGAGCACCCGCGGCCGCTTCGACTGCGGAACTTCGGACTCGTCCTCGTAGGACGAGTAGAAGTAGGGCGTCTCGGCCTCGAACTCCGCCCCGCAGGTGTCCACCGCCTTCATGACCGGAACGATGCCGGCCTCGATGCGCCGGGACCGCACCTGCGGCTCGGCGAGCCCGAAGTGGAAGGCGAGCTGGCGGTCCGAGAAACCGAGGCGCTTGGCGCGCCGCACGCGCTCGTCGTCCCAGCCGGTGTCCGCGAGCACGCGGTCGAAATCGGTGATGCGCCGCATCTGGTTCAGGAACCACGGATCAATGCCGGTCAGCACCGACAGCGATTCCGGCGACTCGCCGGCGGCGAGCGCGCGGAACAGGTCGCGCAGCCGGTCCGGGTGAGGCTCGCGGAGCGTGAGCTGCAGCTCCTCGATCTGGTCCGGGGCGGCCGCTCCGGGCAGCAGGTCGCCGCCCGCTTCGAGCGCTCGCCAGCCCTTGAGCAGCGCCTCCGGGAACGTGCGGCCGATGGCCATGACCTCGCCCACCGACTTCATGCGCGTGCCGAGGCGGCGCTCGGTCGCGCGGAACTTCTCGAACGCCCAACGCGGGATCTTGACGACGCAGTAGTCGAGCGACGGCTCGAAGCAGGCGGGCGTCTTCTTCGTGATGTCGTTGGGGATCTCGTCGAGCGTCAGGCCGGCCGCGAGCAGCGCCGAGATCTTGGCGATCGGGAATCCGGTCGCCTTGCTCGCGAGCGCCGAACTGCGCGAGACGCGCGGGTTCATCTCGATCACCCGCATGTCGCCGGTGTCGGGGTGAACCGCGAACTGGATGTTGCAGCCGCCCGCCTCGATCCGGATCTCGCGGATGATGCGCAGCGCCGCGTCGCGCATCGCCTGGTAGCAGCGGTCCGAGAGCGTCTGCGCCGGCGCGACCGTGATCGAGTCGCCCGTGTGCACGCCCATCGGATCGAAGTTCTCGATCGAGCAGACGATGACGACGTTGTCCGCGCCGTCGCGCATCACCTCGAGCTCGAACTCCTTCCAGCCGAGCAGGCACTCCTCGATCAGGATGCTGCCGTTGGGGCTCGCGGCGATGCCGATGCGCGCCGCCTCGCGCAGCGTGCGCCGGTCCTTGACCAGCCCCGAGCCCTGGCCGCCGAGCGTGAACGACGAGCGGATGACGAGCGGGTAGCCGAGTTGCTCGCCGAGGGCGACGGCGTCGGCCACCGTCGTCGCGTAGCCGCTGCGCGGCAGCTGCATGCCCGCGCGCTGCATGGCGCGCTTGAAGAGTTCGCGATCCTCGGCCTTCTCGATGGCGTCGAGCGAGGCGCCGATGAGCTTCACGCCGTACTTCTCGAGCACGCCGGGCCCGCCGCCGGCGGGCGGGCGCGACAGCGCGACGGCGAGGTTCAGCGCCGTCTGGCCGCCGAGCGTCGGCAGGAGCGAGTCCGGCCGCTCGCGGGCGATGATGCGCTCGGCGATCTCGGGCAGCAGCGGCTCGACGTAGGTGCGGTCGGCGAACTCCGGATCGGTCATGATCGTCGCCGGGTTCGAGTTGAGCAGCACGACCTCGAGGCCGAGCGACTTGAGCGCGCGACAGCCCTGCGTGCCCGAGTAGTCGAACTCGCACGCCTGCCCGATCACGATCGGGCCCGCGCCGAGCACGAGCACCTTGCGGACGTCGGTGCGCTTCGGCATCAGCGGCTCCCTCCCGTCGGAACGGGCACCAGCTTCCTGCCGCGGCGCCGCTCGACGGCGGCCGCGAAGGCGCGGAACCACGGCCGCGAATCGTGCGGGCCCGGCGCGGCCTCGGGGTGGTACTGCACGCTGAAGACGGGCAGGCCGCGGTGCACCATGCCCTCGAGCGTGCCGTCGTTGCCGCTGAAGTGGG harbors:
- the carB gene encoding carbamoyl-phosphate synthase large subunit gives rise to the protein MPKRTDVRKVLVLGAGPIVIGQACEFDYSGTQGCRALKSLGLEVVLLNSNPATIMTDPEFADRTYVEPLLPEIAERIIARERPDSLLPTLGGQTALNLAVALSRPPAGGGPGVLEKYGVKLIGASLDAIEKAEDRELFKRAMQRAGMQLPRSGYATTVADAVALGEQLGYPLVIRSSFTLGGQGSGLVKDRRTLREAARIGIAASPNGSILIEECLLGWKEFELEVMRDGADNVVIVCSIENFDPMGVHTGDSITVAPAQTLSDRCYQAMRDAALRIIREIRIEAGGCNIQFAVHPDTGDMRVIEMNPRVSRSSALASKATGFPIAKISALLAAGLTLDEIPNDITKKTPACFEPSLDYCVVKIPRWAFEKFRATERRLGTRMKSVGEVMAIGRTFPEALLKGWRALEAGGDLLPGAAAPDQIEELQLTLREPHPDRLRDLFRALAAGESPESLSVLTGIDPWFLNQMRRITDFDRVLADTGWDDERVRRAKRLGFSDRQLAFHFGLAEPQVRSRRIEAGIVPVMKAVDTCGAEFEAETPYFYSSYEDESEVPQSKRPRVLILGSGPNRIGQGLEFDYCCVQAALELKTRGFDVLMANSNPETVSTDYDVSSRLYFEPLTAEDVLNIVDAEQPIGVIVQLGGQTPLKLAKALHQAGVPLLGTPFDGLDLAENRSRFRELIEQLGLRQPESRIARSREEALECAESLGFPVLVRPSYVLGGRGMRVVYDRADLEDWLVREALISDEEPVLLDKFLEGALEIDVDAVADGETVLVGAVMEHIEEAGVHSGDSTCVIPPFTLGDHTLQEVRRMTAVLARALGVRGLLNVQFAVRHEQVYVLEANPRASRTVPFVSKAVGLPLARLAARVMTGERLSDIRPPEPEVTMVSVKKPVLPFSRFPGEDALLGPEMKSTGEVMGRDLDFGRALAKAHLGSGEPLPASGTVFLSVRDDDKRAITFMAKKLVELGYELVATRGTARFLARNGVPCREVFKVHEGRPHVVDLMENGGVQLVLNTPLGRQTEFDEKAIRERAVALGIPVITTVAGAIAAVSGIEALNRGPLDVTSLQEAL